A segment of the Capra hircus breed San Clemente chromosome 19, ASM170441v1, whole genome shotgun sequence genome:
GATCCCAGGGTTTTAAAATTTTGCACACACTACCAATTCAGTAAGATGAGAAAGTGTGGCTGTCAAGAATTCCCCAAAGATGTACTAGCAAGCAATCTGGATTATAAACTTAGCTACCACTAGCCTGGACCTTAACTACTTCTTTTattaaatgaagataataagCCTTGTCTTACTTCCCTGATAAAGTCATTGTGAAGATTAGAAAGTCAAAAGTATGagaatccttttatttatttatttatttatttatcggCCATACcgccatggcttgtgggatcttagttccccaaccagggactgaacgtgggcccttggcagtgaacgtgtggagtcctaaccactggacctccaggaagtTTCTGATGagagtccttttattttttaaattatatttatttatttttggctgtggtgggtcctTAGTGCTGTacaggcttttctccagctgcggtgagcaggggctgctctttgcaATGgctctcttgtttcagagcacaggctctagggctagaggacttcagcagttgcaacacatgggctcagtagttgtagctcctgggctccagagcacaggctctacagttgtggtacatgggttcagctgctccacagcatgtgggatcttcccagatcagggattgaagctgtgtctcctgcattggcaggcagattctttaccactgagccactggtgagccctgagagtccttttaaatgtaaaaagtaCTGTCCAAATCTAAGtacttagggaattccctggtggtcctgtgttTAGGACCCTACGCTGTCACTGCTGGCAGATCACtgtccagggaactaagatctagcAAGCCTCACAGtatggccaaaacaaacaaacaaaagtaagtGCTTAAATAGAGAAATTGCCTAGAGCTGTGATTCTCAGCCCTATTAAGGATCTGGATCTCTTTTAAGATGATGATGAAAGCCCTGGCCCCACACCACATTCTGCATATAATTTGGGAAGATTCATAGACACCTCCTCCTACTTTCAGACATTCTATATGAAGGCCTAAAGTTCAAGGGCATATGATAGAGAAATATTTGGATGAACAGACTATGAACCTCGAAGGCTTTCCCCCTGCCCCTAGATGATCTAGCTGCCTTTAGAGCATCTTTGTACATCCATGTAAGGTGAAGGTGGTGTCTGTCTCCATTCTGCAAGCAGAGAATGAATCTAAGGCATAAAGTTACACAAAAGAAGGACTCTGAAAGCCAAACTCAGATGCCCAAGCCCCTGAGACACAGGGCTAAAGAACTGAAAGTTAATCGTGTGCAGACCTCCTTTCTGAAATGTGTAGCAGCTTTCTGCAGCTTGCCCAGGAGTGCTGTGGGGCTGCATCTGCCTTTATCTCAGCAAAGGAGGCGCATGTCAAGTTTGACCTGATAGACTAGAGTGAGGGAGCTTGCTGCACCATCAGAACATGctcaattaaaatacatattgaatCCAGCCAAGCAAAAGCTGTTAGCCTTAGATGTATGCAGTCAGTCACTTGACCTGTCTTCTCTCAGCATCTACAGCGTGTTGCCAATAGCTGGTCTTGCCTAAAAAGAGGCAAAAAAAGACAAGTACAAACATCATGATGGCAGGACAAATCCCAAGTAAGATCCAGGCATGGAATTTGCAGGCCACAGTGAGTTAGACGCCCCACTCAGGCTCCCCTGCCATTCCAGTCCCAACAGGTAAAAAGCAGGCCATTAAGCGAGTCACCATGAGAAAGGGATCAGGACAGGCTATTAACTTTCCCCACACATTTGACAGTCGCTCTTCAATTTATCTGTGAGGAAGAAAGAGTGATTCTGAGAAGACAAATAAAAAGGATGGCTTTAAAAGTGGGGGGTGAGATGGTGGGAACCACCATTGCACAGGTCTAAATACTATACAAAGTAGAGGCCAGGTCTTTATATGTTTTACCAGATGCACATTTGCTGCCCAGCCCTGGCCTGAGCTCTAACACACACACCAGTCAGTTTTCCAAAAGATCCAGAAAACTCATTACCTTAATCTttcagaggaaagaggaaagcgaCATTTGTTAAGGAAAGGGATGAGGGGTTTTGTTCCTTTCCTTAGGAGGGTTCTGCTAACCACACTGGACATACCCTGGCTCTGGAGTCCAGAGCAGAACCCCAGGGAGgtaatttaaaagcatcaaaagCCTTACTTTCACTTGTAAGTAATTTTCACATGTATCAATCGCATAAAGAACTTGGGTCGATAGACCACACTGTCCTCTAATACACCTTAAATCAGACTCAAGTCTCTAAATGgcattctccagcatttatttctaagCTGGCGATGCTGAAGAAGGTGAGGAGAGGAGGGAACTAATTATGGTGCCCAAGTTTCACCCATTAATCAGCTGTCTGCTGGCTTATGCTGATAAAGAGCCAGTGCCTGTGAGCCACTCAACTGTGGAAACCTCGAAAGAGCTCGGCGCTGTGATTTGTGTAGCTTTCAACCGGCATCCGCATCGGATGTTACCTGTCGGTGATCACGTCGCTGCAGGAGCGGATGACGATGATCCCAGACCCGGTGGCCAACACAGCCTGCACTGAAGAAACCAGCCTAACGTGCGGCAGAAAAGAGaaacggggtggggtggggt
Coding sequences within it:
- the FAM57A gene encoding protein FAM57A isoform X3, whose amino-acid sequence is MLLPLAWGSLFFPGLFGVCTWGLRRARPAWTHHDCVMISTRLVSSVQAVLATGSGIIVIRSCSDVITDRQDQLLATRCRC